In the genome of Streptomyces sp. Tu 3180, the window ATCCGGGACTCGCGGCTGCTCGGCACGGTGCAGGACGTGATGCCGGACACCACCCCGGGGTGGTTCTCCCGGGCCACCTCGGCGCTGACGGAGGCGGGTTTCCCGCAGGTCTTCAACCCGTTCGAGAACGAGTCGACCGCCGAGGTCGCCGAGCCCTCCGGCGACAGCGTCACGGCGGCCGCGACCCGGGCCGCCCGGCTCGGCACGGTGAAGGTGGAGGGCGTCGCGGGCGTCCAGGGCCGCGAGGGCAGCGGGTTCGTGTACGCGCGCGAACGCGTGATGACCAACGCCCACGTGGTGGCCGGCATCGACGAGCCGACCGTGCGCGTCGGCGGGGTCGGGCGGACGTACCGGGCGCGGGTGGTGCTGTTCGACCCGCAGAAGGACGTGGCCGTGCTGTACGTGCCCGGACTGCGGGCGCCCGCCCTGCGGTTCGACGACGACGCCGGGCGCGGCGACTCGGCGGTCGTCGCGGGCTACCCGCAGAACGGCGGCCTGGACCTCCAGGCGGCCACGGTGGCGAGCCGGGTGCAGGCCAGGGGGCAGAACATCTACAGCGACCGGACGGTCACCCGCGAGATCTACTCGATCCGCTCGACCGTCCGCCCCGGCAACTCCGGCGGGCCCCTGCTGACCACCGACGGCCGGGTGTTCGGCGTGGTGTTCGCCCGTTCCACCTCGGACGCCGAGACCGGTTACGTGCTGACGGCGGCCGAGGTGGCGGACGACGCCGAGCGCGCGGCGGACGCGACGGCGCCGGTGGACACGGGGGACCCGGTCACCTCCTAGGCGCCGGGGGCGGACGGCGCGCACGGGCGCGGGCGTGACGGCACG includes:
- a CDS encoding MarP family serine protease, producing MDLLDILLVLVVLAHAASGYRRGLLAGCVSLAGFVGGAVVGVWILPWVMDPMTPGTTRATVTAVLTVLLPAVAGHALAGRLAFRLRRELDRGPLRAADGIGGAVASSAAVLIVAWVAASVLGASSSPLVTSAIRDSRLLGTVQDVMPDTTPGWFSRATSALTEAGFPQVFNPFENESTAEVAEPSGDSVTAAATRAARLGTVKVEGVAGVQGREGSGFVYARERVMTNAHVVAGIDEPTVRVGGVGRTYRARVVLFDPQKDVAVLYVPGLRAPALRFDDDAGRGDSAVVAGYPQNGGLDLQAATVASRVQARGQNIYSDRTVTREIYSIRSTVRPGNSGGPLLTTDGRVFGVVFARSTSDAETGYVLTAAEVADDAERAADATAPVDTGDPVTS